The Coregonus clupeaformis isolate EN_2021a chromosome 8, ASM2061545v1, whole genome shotgun sequence genome has a segment encoding these proteins:
- the LOC121571997 gene encoding ectonucleotide pyrophosphatase/phosphodiesterase family member 2-like, which translates to MLLGKLVVVLVALLTGSSVSVAYVFQASRPGEDAGSPPQTKTISDSLWVSSAGSCTGRCFELEEALPPGCRCDNLCKTYYSCCSDFDEHCLKTAGGFECSEDRCGETRNDEHACHCSEDCLEKGDCCTNYKALCNEDTKWVDDECEEITGPECPAGFIRPPLIMLSVDGFRASYMKKGKAVIPNMEKLRTCGTHAPYMRPVYPSKTFPNLYTLATGLYPESHGIVGNSMHDPVFDANFNLRGREKLNHRWWGGQPIWITAEKQGVKAGTFFWPWVIPLERRILTILRWLSLPDDERPYVYAVHSEQPDTFGHRLGPFSNELDNPLREIDNVIGQLMNGLKQMNLHRCVNIIVVGDHGMEEAHCDRTEFLSTYPVNVDEINLIPGSLGRIRARDPKSTTYDPKVVVANLTCKMPNQHFKPYLKQHLPKRLHYANNRRIEAVHLLMERKWHIAKKVPENRRHPGRCGFFGDHGFDNKITSMQTIFLGYGPSFMFQTKVAEFENIELYNVMCDLLGLTPAPNNGTHGSLNDMLKAPPFTPIMPKEVTAPTTSDTTSAITYDLRCSCDNENKVEENNQRFSPAADDATHLPFGRPAVLFQTTYSLLLHSDFISGYSQELSMPLWTSFTVPKQEEVTPIPEPEPVSKCVRADMRVPPEHSLACTTYSQDTDISYGFLYPPELAMSPESKYDASLITNTVPMYPAFKKVWSYLQGTLLKRYAEENNGINVVTGPIFDNNYDGLRDTTVMIKEYAAVSAPVPTHYYVVITSCQDVNQTVEVCDGPLNVFSFLLPHRMDNDESCKSSEDESQWVEELLKLHTARVRDVEILTGLDLYRSTTLNYTQTLSLKTYLHTFESDT; encoded by the exons ATGTTACTGGGAAAATTG GTAGTTGTTCTCGTCGCACTCCTTACGGGATCCAGTGTTAGTGTGGCATATGTCTTTCAAGCAAGTCGACCTGGAGAAGATGCAGGATCTCCGCCACAAACCAAAA CTATTTCAGACTCCCTGTGGGTTAGCTCAGCAGGATCATGTACGGGCAGATGTTTTGAATTGGAGGAAGCTTTACCGCCAGGTTGCAGATGTGACAACTTGTGCAAAACCTACTACAGCTGCTGCTCAGATTTCGATGAGCACTGTTTAAAAACAG CGGGTGGCTTTGAGTGCAGTGAAGATCGCTGTGGGGAGACCAGGAATGATGAGCATGCATGCCACTGCTCAGAAGACTGTCTGGAGAAAGGAGACTGCTGCACCAACTACAAAGCCCTCTGCAACG AAGACACTAAATGGGTGGACGATGAGTGTGAGGAGATCACAGGCCCTGAATGCCCTGCAGG TTTTATCCGCCCTCCTCTGATCATGCTGTCGGTGGATGGGTTCCGGGCCTCCTACATGAAAAAGGGCAAAGCGGTGATCCCCAACATGGAGAAACTAC GAACATGTGGCACTCATGCACCCTACATGCGACCGGTGTACCCCTCCAAAACTTTCCCCAATTTGTATACTCTTGCCACG GGGCTTTATCCAGAGTCTCATGGAATAGTGGGCAACTCCATGCATGACCCCGTGTTTGACGCCAATTTCAacctgagggggagggagaaactgAACCACCGCTGGTGGGGTGGCCAACCT ATCTGGATCACTGCGGAGAAGCAAGGGGTGAAGGCAGGCACCTTCTTCTGGCCATG GGTGATTCCACTGGAGAGGAGAATCCTGACCATCTTACGTTGGCTAAGTCTTCCTGACGATGAGAG GCCCTATGTATATGCTGTCCACTCAGAGCAGCCCGACACGTTCGGACACAGACTGGGGCCCTTCAGCAACGAG TTGGACAACCCCCTGAGGGAGATTGATAATGTCATTGGTCAGCTGATGAACGGCCTGAAGCAGATGAACCTACACCGCTGTGTCAACATCATCGTTGTTGGAGACCATG GAATGGAGGAGGCCCACTGTGATAGGACTGAGTTCCTCAGTACCTATCCTGTGAACGTGGATGAGATCAATCTGATCCCTGGATCTCTTGGGAGAATCCGGGCCCGGGATCCCAAATCAACCACCT ATGACCCAAAAGTAGTTGTGGCAAATCTTACA TGTAAAATGCCAAACCAGCACTTTAAGCCTTACTTGAAACAACATCTCCCGAAACGGCTTCACTACGCCAACAACCGCAGAATTGAGGCTGTCCACTTACTCATGGAGAGAAAGTGGCACATTGCCAA GAAAGTGCCTGAAAACAGGAGGCATCCTGGGAGATGTGGTTTCTTTGGTGACCACGGATTTGACAATAAGATCACCAGTATGCAG ACAATCTTTTTGGGCTATGGACCAAGCTTTATGTTCCAGACAAAAGTGGCAGAATTTGAAAATATCGAGTTGTACAATGTCATGTGTG ACCTCCTGGGCTTGACCCCTGCCCCTAACAATGGAACCCATGGCAGTCTGAATGACATGCTGAAAGCCCCTCCTTTCACACCCATCATGCCAAAAGAAGTGACCGCACCCACCACCTCTGACACCACCTCTGCCATAACCTACGACCTGCGATGTAGCTGTGACAATGAG AACAAAGTAGAGGAGAACAATCAGAGATTCAGCCCAGCAGCAGATG ACGCCACACACCTCCCCTTCGGTCGACCAGCGGTTCTTTTCCAAACGACGTatagcctcctcctccacagtgacTTCATCAGTGGATACAGCCAGGAACTCTCCATGCCCCTATGGACGTCATTCACAGTGCCCAAACAA GAAGAAGTCACACCCATCCCTGAGCCTGAGCCAGTGAGTAAGTGTGTGAGAGCAGACATGCGGGTCCCTCCTGAACACAGcctggcctgcaccacctacagCCAGGACACCGACATCTCCTATGGCTTCCTCTATCCACCAG AGCTGGCCATGTCTCCTGAATCAAAATATGATGCATCACTGATCACAAACACCGTTCCCATGTACCCTGCATTCAAAA AAGTATGGAGCTACCTCCAGGGGACTCTTCTCAAGCGCTACGCAGAGGAGAATAACGGCATCAATGTGGTCACCGGTCCCATCTTTGACAACAACTACGATGGCCTCCGGGACACCACCGTGATGATCAAAGA GTACGCCGCAGTCTCGGCTCCGGTCCCTACCCACTACTATGTAGTGATCACCAGCTGTCAGGATGTCAACCAGACGGTCGAGGTGTGTGACGGCCCCCTCAATGTCTTCTCGTTCCTCCTACCCCACCGCATGGACAACGACGAGAGCTGCAAG